One window of the Rufibacter radiotolerans genome contains the following:
- a CDS encoding ABC transporter ATP-binding protein has product MPPILQIQGVSKRYEAHQALDKVSFDVPKGSIFGLLGPNGAGKTSLIRIITQITGPDEGQILFEGQPLQPHHVKQIGYLPEERGLYKKMKVGEHLIYLARLRGLTKEEAKVRIKAWAERLDLTAWLYKNVEDLSKGMQQKVQFIATVLHEPKLLILDEPFSGFDPINANIIRDEILKLRDQGCTIIFSTHRMESVEQLCDDIVLIHKSQKVLSGRVQEVKDRFRTNTFLVQGVGKLLIMSPDFKVLQQSQQGNGFTAEVQLENNTGPNDLLRYLIERVEVHLLQEKVPSIHDIFIKTVMQTPTHG; this is encoded by the coding sequence TTGCCACCCATTCTGCAAATACAAGGCGTAAGCAAACGCTATGAGGCCCACCAGGCTTTAGACAAAGTATCTTTTGACGTACCCAAGGGAAGCATCTTCGGACTGCTGGGGCCTAATGGCGCGGGCAAAACGTCCCTTATCAGAATCATTACCCAGATCACGGGCCCGGACGAAGGACAGATTCTGTTTGAGGGCCAGCCGCTGCAGCCGCACCACGTGAAACAGATTGGCTACCTGCCTGAGGAAAGGGGGCTCTACAAGAAAATGAAGGTAGGGGAGCACCTGATTTACCTGGCCCGCCTGCGGGGTTTAACCAAGGAAGAGGCGAAAGTAAGAATCAAGGCCTGGGCTGAACGGCTGGACCTGACGGCCTGGCTGTATAAAAACGTGGAGGACCTCTCCAAAGGCATGCAGCAGAAAGTGCAGTTTATCGCCACGGTCTTGCATGAACCCAAGCTTTTAATCCTGGATGAGCCTTTCTCAGGTTTTGACCCTATCAACGCCAACATCATCCGGGACGAAATCCTGAAACTCCGGGACCAGGGCTGTACCATCATTTTCTCTACCCACCGGATGGAGTCGGTGGAGCAACTCTGTGATGACATTGTGTTAATCCATAAATCCCAGAAAGTACTGTCTGGGCGCGTGCAGGAGGTAAAAGATCGTTTCAGGACCAATACGTTTCTGGTGCAGGGCGTGGGCAAGCTGTTGATTATGTCGCCTGACTTTAAAGTGCTGCAGCAAAGCCAGCAAGGCAATGGATTCACCGCCGAGGTGCAGTTGGAAAACAACACCGGGCCCAATGATTTGCTTAGGTACCTCATTGAGCGGGTAGAGGTACACCTGTTGCAGGAGAAAGTGCCCAGCATCCATGATATTTTCATTAAAACCGTCATGCAGACCCCAACCCATGGATAA
- a CDS encoding adenylate kinase: MLNIVLFGPPGAGKGTQSQKLIEKYGLIHLSTGDLLRSEITQGTELGLKAKGLMDAGLLVPDEVVIGMIESKIADNPNAAGFIFDGFPRTVPQAEALDNLLQKYDQGISCMIALQVDEEELVKRLLLRGQTSGRPDDADETLIQKRVQEYNTKTKQVADYYAQQGKFYAVNGIGEIDEIFAKNCEIIGACLMA, translated from the coding sequence ATGCTGAACATCGTTCTCTTTGGTCCTCCAGGGGCAGGTAAAGGCACGCAGAGCCAGAAACTTATTGAAAAATACGGGCTGATTCACCTGTCAACCGGTGATTTGCTGCGTTCAGAGATCACTCAGGGAACGGAACTGGGCCTGAAGGCGAAAGGTCTTATGGATGCTGGCCTTTTGGTGCCAGATGAAGTAGTGATTGGCATGATTGAGTCTAAGATCGCAGACAACCCCAACGCCGCCGGCTTTATCTTTGACGGTTTCCCGCGGACGGTACCCCAGGCCGAAGCCTTGGACAACCTGCTGCAGAAATACGACCAGGGCATCAGCTGCATGATTGCCCTGCAGGTAGACGAAGAGGAGTTGGTGAAGCGCCTGTTGCTGCGTGGCCAGACCTCCGGCAGACCAGATGACGCCGATGAGACCCTGATCCAGAAACGGGTGCAGGAATACAACACCAAGACCAAACAGGTAGCCGACTACTATGCCCAGCAAGGCAAGTTCTACGCCGTAAACGGGATTGGGGAGATTGACGAGATCTTCGCTAAAAACTGTGAAATTATTGGAGCCTGCCTGATGGCATAG
- a CDS encoding ChaN family lipoprotein produces the protein MDKPAYRLFSGKGKSVKYKKVLKELAAADVVFFGEQHNDPIAHWLELELAKDLYQIHGKNLVIGMEMWEADTQSEIDSFLMGQLEEAVFMERSRVWPNYTTDYRPVLLFAKENGLKVIATNVPRRHARTVARESLNSLDTLSQQEKAWLAPLPIMVDMELPGYKRMRSMFGDTHGASAASSKMIEAQALKDATMAHYIHQNLQPGQHLLHLNGSYHSDHQEGIIWYLRKLRPESKLKTITTVAQPSLEDLGKDHLQRADVVLVVPETMTKTY, from the coding sequence ATGGATAAACCTGCCTACCGCCTGTTCTCCGGGAAAGGGAAATCAGTGAAGTACAAGAAGGTGCTTAAAGAACTGGCTGCCGCCGATGTGGTCTTTTTTGGGGAGCAGCACAATGACCCCATTGCGCATTGGCTGGAGTTGGAACTTGCCAAGGACCTATATCAAATCCATGGCAAGAACTTGGTGATAGGAATGGAAATGTGGGAAGCTGATACCCAGAGTGAGATTGATTCCTTTCTGATGGGGCAACTGGAAGAGGCCGTTTTCATGGAAAGAAGCAGGGTCTGGCCCAACTATACCACTGATTACCGACCGGTCCTGTTATTCGCGAAGGAGAATGGACTGAAGGTGATCGCCACCAATGTCCCGCGCCGCCATGCCAGAACCGTGGCCCGCGAAAGCCTGAATTCCCTGGATACCCTTTCCCAGCAGGAAAAGGCTTGGCTGGCCCCGTTGCCCATTATGGTAGACATGGAACTGCCTGGCTATAAACGCATGCGCAGCATGTTCGGTGATACCCACGGCGCCTCCGCTGCCTCATCTAAGATGATTGAGGCGCAGGCCCTCAAAGATGCGACCATGGCGCACTACATCCACCAGAACCTCCAACCCGGACAGCATCTCCTCCATCTCAACGGCTCCTACCACTCAGATCACCAGGAAGGTATTATCTGGTATCTCCGCAAGCTCCGCCCGGAGAGCAAGCTGAAGACCATTACTACCGTGGCTCAGCCCAGCCTGGAAGATTTGGGAAAAGACCATTTGCAACGCGCAGATGTGGTGCTCGTGGTGCCGGAGACGATGACGAAGACGTATTAA
- a CDS encoding nucleotide exchange factor GrpE → MSTSAEQNPQEEEAKLPEANEEEDAAAAAVLPQEVEEPGTEEGKSEVDELRDKYLRLHAEFDNFRRRTSKERLELFKTANQELMVALIPVLDDLERAQVAMKDAQDVNAVREGVELVFAKFQNLLQQKGLKAMEAVGQPFDAEVHEAITQIPAPNEEMKGKVIDQVEKGYYLNDKVVRFAKVVIGA, encoded by the coding sequence ATGAGTACATCAGCTGAACAAAACCCACAGGAAGAAGAAGCAAAATTGCCAGAGGCCAACGAAGAGGAAGATGCGGCCGCGGCGGCAGTCCTGCCCCAGGAAGTAGAAGAACCGGGCACCGAAGAAGGAAAATCTGAGGTAGACGAGCTGCGCGACAAGTACCTGCGCCTGCACGCCGAGTTTGACAACTTCAGACGCCGTACCTCCAAAGAACGCCTGGAACTGTTCAAAACCGCCAATCAGGAACTGATGGTGGCCTTGATTCCGGTGCTGGATGACCTGGAGCGCGCCCAAGTGGCCATGAAAGACGCCCAGGACGTGAACGCGGTGCGCGAAGGCGTGGAGTTGGTGTTTGCCAAGTTCCAGAACCTGCTGCAACAGAAGGGTCTCAAAGCCATGGAGGCCGTGGGTCAGCCGTTTGACGCCGAGGTGCATGAAGCTATCACGCAGATTCCGGCCCCTAATGAGGAGATGAAAGGCAAAGTGATTGACCAAGTAGAGAAAGGATATTACCTCAATGACAAAGTGGTTCGCTTTGCCAAGGTGGTAATTGGAGCATAA
- a CDS encoding sodium-translocating pyrophosphatase, which translates to MQTILYAIPAFGLVALLFTAIKSAWVTKQDAGDEKMSTIARYISEGAMAFLKAEYKVLTYFAIIASIFLFYLGYVGEKSSTIIVLAFLIGAIFSALAGFIGMRIATKANVRTAQAAKTSLSKALEVSFTGGSVMGMGVAGLAVLGLGSLFIAFYYWFVHRVGASASSEEMEIALEVLTGFSLGAESIALFARVGGGIYTKAADVGADLVGKVEAGIPEDDPRNPATIADNVGDNVGDVAGMGADLFGSYVATILATMVLGREITVQDNFGGLSPIILPMLIAGLGIIFSMIGTFFVRVKEGGNVQAALNMGNYSSVALTAISSYFVIDWLMPDTLKLRGFEFTSMGIFYAVIIGLVVGTLISIITEYYTAMGRKPVNSIVQQSSTGAATNIIAGLSVGMMSTALPILVLAAGIVFSYAVAGIYGVAIAAAGMMATTAMQLAIDAFGPIADNAGGIAEMSELPKEVRERTDILDAVGNTTAATGKGFAIASAALTSLALFAAFVGISGITTIDLYKAPVLAGLFIGGMIPFVFSALAISAVGRAAMAMVHEVRRQFREIPGIMEGTGKPEYDKCVAISTEAALREMMLPGAIALIVPLIIGFGLKDVFDEVSSAEILGGVLAGVTVSGVLMAIFQSNAGGAWDNAKKSFEKGVMINGVMEYKGSDPHKASVTGDTVGDPFKDTSGPSMNILIKLMSIVSLVIAPHIAVQETPAPAPENRIEGAGAYKAPAAAAPVATAQYPSAAGQQ; encoded by the coding sequence ATGCAGACCATTCTCTACGCTATTCCTGCCTTTGGTTTAGTGGCCTTGTTGTTTACCGCCATTAAATCTGCCTGGGTGACCAAGCAAGACGCCGGCGATGAAAAGATGAGTACCATTGCCCGTTACATTTCTGAGGGAGCCATGGCCTTCCTCAAGGCCGAGTACAAAGTGCTCACCTATTTTGCCATCATTGCCTCTATTTTCCTTTTCTATCTTGGGTACGTAGGCGAAAAGTCTTCTACCATCATTGTGCTTGCCTTTTTGATTGGCGCTATCTTCTCGGCCCTAGCCGGTTTCATTGGCATGCGCATTGCTACCAAAGCCAACGTGCGTACCGCGCAGGCCGCCAAAACCAGTCTTTCTAAAGCGCTGGAGGTGTCTTTTACCGGAGGTTCTGTGATGGGCATGGGCGTGGCCGGTCTGGCCGTGCTGGGCTTAGGCTCTTTGTTCATCGCCTTCTACTACTGGTTTGTGCACCGGGTAGGCGCCAGTGCCAGCTCAGAGGAAATGGAAATAGCCCTGGAAGTGCTGACCGGTTTCTCCCTGGGCGCTGAAAGTATCGCTCTTTTCGCCCGGGTGGGTGGAGGTATCTACACCAAAGCCGCCGACGTGGGGGCTGACCTGGTAGGTAAAGTGGAAGCCGGAATTCCGGAAGATGACCCTCGTAACCCCGCTACCATTGCTGATAACGTAGGCGACAACGTAGGAGACGTGGCCGGTATGGGCGCCGACTTGTTCGGGTCTTACGTGGCTACCATTCTGGCTACCATGGTACTGGGCCGCGAAATCACGGTACAAGACAACTTTGGCGGCTTGTCGCCCATCATCCTTCCTATGCTCATTGCCGGCCTAGGCATCATCTTCTCCATGATTGGCACCTTTTTCGTGCGCGTGAAAGAAGGCGGCAACGTACAAGCTGCTCTTAACATGGGGAACTACTCTTCGGTGGCTTTGACGGCTATTTCTTCTTACTTCGTGATTGATTGGCTCATGCCGGACACGCTCAAACTGCGGGGTTTTGAATTCACCTCTATGGGAATTTTCTACGCCGTGATCATTGGTCTGGTAGTGGGTACGCTCATCTCCATTATCACCGAATACTACACCGCCATGGGCCGCAAGCCGGTGAACTCCATTGTACAGCAGTCTTCCACCGGCGCCGCAACCAACATTATTGCCGGCCTTAGCGTGGGTATGATGAGTACGGCCCTGCCGATTCTGGTGCTGGCTGCCGGTATTGTGTTCTCCTACGCCGTAGCAGGTATTTACGGGGTGGCCATTGCCGCCGCTGGTATGATGGCTACTACCGCCATGCAGCTGGCCATTGACGCCTTCGGGCCAATTGCCGACAATGCCGGGGGTATCGCGGAGATGAGTGAATTGCCCAAGGAAGTACGCGAGCGCACCGATATTCTGGATGCCGTAGGGAACACCACGGCTGCTACCGGTAAAGGCTTTGCCATCGCCTCAGCTGCGTTGACCTCCCTGGCCCTTTTTGCCGCTTTCGTGGGTATTTCTGGTATCACAACCATTGACTTGTACAAAGCCCCGGTATTGGCCGGTCTGTTCATTGGCGGCATGATCCCGTTTGTATTCTCCGCTCTCGCTATTAGCGCGGTAGGCCGGGCCGCCATGGCCATGGTGCATGAGGTGCGCCGCCAGTTCCGCGAGATCCCGGGCATCATGGAAGGCACGGGCAAGCCCGAGTATGACAAATGCGTGGCCATCTCCACCGAAGCCGCCTTGCGCGAAATGATGTTACCCGGCGCCATCGCCCTTATTGTGCCTCTGATTATAGGGTTCGGGTTGAAAGATGTCTTTGACGAAGTATCCAGCGCCGAGATTCTAGGCGGCGTGCTGGCCGGCGTAACCGTGTCTGGAGTGCTAATGGCTATTTTCCAGTCGAACGCCGGCGGTGCCTGGGATAACGCCAAAAAGTCATTTGAGAAAGGCGTGATGATCAACGGCGTGATGGAGTACAAAGGCTCTGACCCGCACAAGGCCTCTGTGACCGGAGATACCGTGGGTGATCCCTTCAAAGACACCTCGGGACCGTCCATGAACATCCTCATCAAGTTAATGTCTATCGTGTCTTTGGTGATTGCGCCGCACATTGCGGTGCAGGAAACGCCAGCCCCGGCCCCAGAGAACCGTATTGAAGGCGCAGGTGCCTACAAGGCGCCGGCCGCCGCTGCCCCAGTGGCCACGGCCCAATATCCTTCGGCTGCGGGCCAGCAATAG
- the dnaJ gene encoding molecular chaperone DnaJ: MATKRDYYEVLGVAKGAQPDEIKKAYRKIAIKFHPDKNPDDPTAEDKFKEAAEAYEVLSDEQKRQRYDQFGHQGVNGGGYGGGGGMNMEDIFSQFGDIFGGGGGGGFESFFGGGGQRGGRRVRKGSNLRIKLKLTLEEVAKGVEKKIKVKRYESCQACDGNGSKNGTALQTCGTCQGSGQTKRVVNTMLGQMVSASTCPTCHGEGKIVSQKCDVCHGEGRQLREEVISINVPAGVADGMQLSMSGKGNVPERGGVPGDLLIQIEEEHHPTLRRDGNNIMFEQYVSFVDATLGASVEVPTIEGKVKIKIDPGTQSGKILRLRGKGIPDINGYGKGDQLIHINVWTPKTVNAEERQMLERLRESQNFAPNPGKNEKGFFEKMKEYFQ, encoded by the coding sequence ATGGCAACCAAAAGAGATTATTATGAAGTGCTGGGCGTGGCCAAAGGGGCACAGCCGGATGAGATAAAGAAGGCGTACCGCAAGATCGCCATCAAGTTTCACCCGGACAAAAACCCTGATGACCCTACCGCCGAGGACAAGTTTAAGGAAGCAGCCGAGGCCTACGAGGTACTGAGCGACGAGCAGAAGCGGCAACGCTATGACCAGTTCGGGCACCAGGGCGTAAACGGCGGTGGCTATGGCGGCGGCGGTGGCATGAACATGGAAGACATCTTCTCCCAGTTCGGCGACATCTTTGGCGGTGGCGGAGGCGGCGGTTTCGAGAGCTTCTTCGGGGGCGGCGGACAACGTGGCGGACGCCGCGTACGCAAAGGCAGCAACCTGCGCATCAAACTCAAACTCACCCTGGAGGAAGTAGCCAAGGGCGTTGAGAAAAAGATAAAAGTAAAACGCTACGAGTCTTGCCAGGCCTGCGACGGCAACGGTTCTAAGAACGGCACGGCGCTGCAGACCTGCGGTACCTGCCAGGGCTCGGGCCAGACCAAACGCGTGGTGAACACCATGTTGGGCCAGATGGTTTCTGCCAGCACGTGCCCAACCTGCCACGGCGAAGGCAAGATAGTAAGCCAGAAATGCGATGTCTGCCACGGCGAAGGCCGTCAGCTCCGCGAAGAGGTAATCTCCATCAACGTGCCCGCCGGCGTAGCCGATGGCATGCAGCTCTCTATGAGCGGCAAAGGAAACGTGCCAGAAAGAGGCGGTGTCCCCGGTGACTTGCTTATCCAGATTGAGGAGGAGCACCACCCAACCCTGCGGCGTGATGGCAACAACATCATGTTTGAGCAGTACGTGAGCTTCGTGGATGCTACTTTGGGGGCCTCGGTAGAGGTGCCTACCATTGAGGGCAAGGTGAAAATCAAGATTGACCCGGGCACGCAGTCCGGCAAGATCCTTCGCCTCCGCGGAAAAGGTATCCCTGACATCAACGGCTACGGTAAAGGTGATCAACTCATCCACATCAATGTCTGGACGCCTAAGACCGTGAACGCCGAGGAACGCCAGATGCTGGAACGCTTAAGAGAATCACAGAACTTCGCGCCTAACCCCGGCAAAAACGAGAAAGGCTTCTTTGAGAAAATGAAGGAGTACTTTCAGTAG
- the hpt gene encoding hypoxanthine phosphoribosyltransferase, translating to MNHPPVTLHDKKFKIYIQERKILHSIEVVAARLSHEYRDKCPLFLSVLNGSFMFASDLMKEMSIDCEISFIRLSSYSDMGSTGQVKEIMGLKESIKYRHVVVVEDIVDTGHTVAALLPQLQSQGPASVEVAALLVKPEAHEHQLDIKYPVMEIGNDFVVGYGLDYNGLGRNLRDIYKVM from the coding sequence ATGAACCACCCGCCGGTAACCCTCCACGACAAGAAGTTTAAAATCTATATACAGGAACGCAAAATCCTGCACAGCATAGAAGTGGTGGCTGCCCGCCTGAGCCATGAGTATCGCGATAAATGCCCATTGTTCCTGTCGGTGTTGAATGGTTCCTTTATGTTTGCCTCAGACCTCATGAAAGAGATGAGCATAGACTGTGAGATCTCATTTATACGGCTTTCTTCTTACTCAGACATGGGCAGCACCGGGCAGGTGAAGGAGATCATGGGCCTTAAGGAAAGCATTAAATACCGGCACGTGGTGGTGGTGGAAGACATTGTGGACACCGGCCATACCGTGGCTGCGTTGTTGCCCCAATTGCAGAGCCAAGGTCCGGCCTCGGTAGAAGTGGCGGCACTACTGGTGAAACCAGAGGCGCATGAGCACCAACTGGACATCAAGTACCCGGTCATGGAAATTGGCAACGACTTTGTGGTAGGCTACGGGCTGGATTATAATGGCCTGGGCCGAAACCTTAGAGACATCTATAAAGTAATGTAG
- a CDS encoding aminopeptidase has translation MELLRQLCQIQAPSGNEVKMKEYLLDYVLTHQKDWAVQPQIIHGKGFQDCLLLVFGEPRTVIFAHMDSIGFMVRYGKQLIRIGGPVTESCIKLVGEDSQGEIECTLQVDEEEHRLSYDFHREIDRGTELVFKCDFRETEEAVQSCYLDNRLGVWSALQVAQTLEHGVIAFGGWEETGGGSVAYLAKFIHETYGVTQALISDITWVTEGVEAGKGVAISLRDSLIPRRSYIQRIVRLAKEAGIPFQIEVEDAGGSDGKELHYGNIPWDWCFIGAPEDHVHSPNELVHKKDIYAMVDLYKVLMQKL, from the coding sequence ATGGAATTATTGCGTCAGCTCTGCCAAATCCAGGCCCCATCGGGCAATGAAGTGAAAATGAAGGAATACCTGCTGGACTATGTCCTCACCCATCAGAAAGACTGGGCCGTGCAGCCGCAAATTATCCACGGGAAAGGATTTCAAGATTGCCTGCTGCTGGTGTTCGGGGAACCGCGCACCGTCATTTTCGCGCACATGGACTCCATTGGCTTTATGGTGCGCTACGGCAAGCAGTTGATTAGAATAGGCGGGCCGGTCACCGAATCCTGTATCAAGCTGGTAGGTGAAGACAGCCAGGGTGAGATTGAGTGTACGCTACAGGTTGACGAGGAAGAACATCGCCTGAGCTATGACTTCCACCGGGAGATCGACCGCGGCACGGAACTGGTGTTCAAGTGCGATTTCCGGGAAACGGAGGAAGCCGTGCAGAGCTGTTACCTAGACAACCGCCTGGGGGTATGGAGTGCCCTGCAGGTGGCCCAGACACTGGAGCATGGCGTGATTGCCTTCGGGGGGTGGGAAGAGACCGGCGGCGGCTCGGTGGCCTACCTGGCCAAGTTCATCCATGAAACCTACGGCGTCACGCAGGCACTCATTTCAGACATTACCTGGGTCACCGAAGGGGTGGAGGCTGGCAAAGGCGTGGCCATCTCGCTCCGCGATTCCCTTATTCCCCGCCGCAGTTACATCCAGCGCATTGTGAGGCTAGCCAAGGAGGCCGGTATACCTTTCCAGATAGAGGTGGAAGATGCCGGCGGCTCAGACGGCAAAGAGCTTCATTACGGCAACATCCCCTGGGACTGGTGCTTTATCGGGGCACCCGAAGACCATGTGCATTCCCCCAATGAGCTGGTGCACAAGAAAGACATTTACGCCATGGTGGATCTTTATAAAGTGCTGATGCAGAAATTGTAA
- a CDS encoding HesB/IscA family protein has translation MESTKVKTAPITITERALHEVKAIMKDKNVPADYGLRIGVQGGGCSGMSYLLGFDKAKDADEVYELEGVQLVMDKKHGMYVMGMEVDFQDGLNARGFIFNNPTAKSTCGCGSSFSA, from the coding sequence ATGGAAAGCACGAAAGTAAAAACAGCTCCTATTACCATCACTGAGCGTGCCCTGCACGAGGTGAAGGCAATCATGAAAGATAAAAACGTACCGGCAGACTATGGCCTGCGCATTGGGGTACAAGGCGGCGGATGCTCCGGCATGTCTTACCTGCTAGGGTTTGACAAAGCCAAGGATGCCGATGAGGTATATGAATTGGAAGGTGTGCAACTGGTGATGGATAAAAAGCACGGCATGTATGTGATGGGCATGGAAGTAGATTTCCAGGATGGCCTGAACGCCCGTGGCTTTATCTTCAACAACCCCACCGCCAAAAGCACCTGCGGTTGCGGAAGCTCCTTCTCAGCGTAA
- a CDS encoding ABC transporter permease, which produces MDKIWLVFQREYLVRVRKKSFIVMTILGPLLMALVMIVPVGLMMMSDDTKVIQVLDESGLFAGKFESGEKFNYVSVPGPVETAKEKYLNSKDAGLLYIPALDINKPQGIQLFSQKSLSLSVISSLERQVKQELEDIKFARSGIDQKVLDQIKTKVSINTINLSAEGEKSSNVGVTSIVGFIGAFLIYLFIFIYGAQIMRGVIEEKTSRILEVMVSSVKPFQLMAGKIMGIAAVGLTQFLLWIVLSSAIYLGMASALDLDRFSKAQISQTMQGMENERDALQAQETSQIISAVQDLNVPLLVGGFLFYFLGGYLLYGALFGAVGAAVDSETDSQQFMLPITVPLILSFVVAQTIIMKDPNGPVAFWMSMIPFTSPVVMMLRLPFGVPAWELALSMLLLIAGFIGTIWVASRIYRVGILMYGKKITYRELSKWLFYKG; this is translated from the coding sequence ATGGATAAGATTTGGTTAGTGTTTCAGCGCGAGTACCTGGTGCGGGTGCGCAAGAAGAGTTTTATTGTCATGACCATTTTGGGCCCGTTGCTTATGGCGCTAGTCATGATAGTGCCGGTGGGCCTTATGATGATGTCTGATGACACCAAGGTGATTCAGGTGCTGGATGAGAGTGGCTTGTTTGCCGGAAAGTTTGAGTCTGGCGAGAAATTCAACTATGTGTCGGTGCCCGGACCCGTAGAAACGGCCAAGGAAAAGTACCTCAACAGTAAAGATGCGGGCTTGCTATATATACCTGCCTTAGACATCAACAAGCCGCAGGGCATTCAATTGTTTTCGCAGAAAAGCCTGAGCCTTTCCGTGATTTCCTCACTGGAGCGGCAAGTGAAGCAGGAGCTGGAAGACATAAAGTTCGCCCGCTCGGGCATTGATCAGAAAGTGCTGGACCAGATCAAGACCAAGGTCAGCATCAACACCATTAACCTGAGTGCCGAAGGGGAGAAGAGCAGCAATGTTGGGGTTACCTCCATTGTGGGGTTCATCGGCGCGTTCCTGATTTACCTGTTCATTTTCATTTATGGCGCGCAGATCATGCGGGGCGTGATTGAGGAGAAGACCAGCCGGATTCTGGAGGTGATGGTGTCCTCGGTGAAGCCGTTCCAACTCATGGCCGGTAAGATCATGGGCATTGCCGCGGTAGGGCTCACGCAGTTCCTGCTCTGGATTGTCTTGTCGTCGGCTATTTACCTGGGCATGGCCTCGGCGCTGGACCTGGACCGGTTCTCCAAGGCGCAGATTTCGCAGACCATGCAGGGCATGGAAAACGAGCGCGATGCCCTGCAGGCGCAAGAAACCTCCCAAATCATTAGTGCCGTGCAAGACCTGAACGTGCCGCTGCTGGTGGGCGGCTTCCTGTTCTATTTCTTGGGTGGCTACCTGCTGTACGGTGCCTTGTTTGGGGCGGTGGGCGCCGCCGTAGACAGCGAGACCGACAGCCAACAGTTCATGCTCCCCATCACGGTACCGCTCATCTTGTCCTTTGTAGTGGCCCAGACCATTATCATGAAAGACCCCAACGGGCCGGTGGCCTTCTGGATGTCCATGATTCCGTTCACCTCGCCGGTGGTCATGATGCTGCGCCTGCCCTTCGGGGTACCCGCCTGGGAACTGGCCTTGTCTATGCTGCTGCTCATCGCAGGGTTTATTGGCACTATCTGGGTGGCCTCGCGTATTTATAGAGTGGGTATTTTGATGTACGGTAAGAAAATCACCTACCGCGAACTTTCTAAATGGCTGTTCTATAAAGGCTGA
- the obgE gene encoding GTPase ObgE — protein MSSSNFIDYVKICCRSGHGGAGSAHLHRDKKTAHGGPDGGDGGRGGHIILKGNSQLWTLLHLQFQKHVIAENGGNGGPSHSSGAFGKDIILEVPIGTIARDAETGEMKAEITEDGQTAIITPGGRGGLGNSHFKSPTNQTPTYAQPGEEGREEWTVLELKLLADVGLVGFPNAGKSTLLSVVSAAKPKIANYAFTTLVPNLGVVAYRDYKSFVMADIPGIIEGASEGKGLGIRFLKHIERNSILLFMISVESPDIAAEYEILVNELRTYNPELLHKQRLLAITKADMIDDELEAEMRETLPKDLPTVFISSLTQKNITQLKDMIWKALNTA, from the coding sequence GTGTCATCATCCAACTTTATTGACTATGTCAAAATCTGCTGCCGTTCCGGGCACGGAGGGGCCGGTTCAGCGCATTTGCACCGCGACAAAAAGACCGCTCACGGTGGTCCGGATGGCGGTGATGGCGGCCGGGGCGGTCATATTATCCTCAAGGGGAATTCCCAGCTCTGGACCCTGCTGCACTTGCAGTTCCAAAAACACGTGATCGCTGAAAACGGCGGAAACGGCGGACCCAGCCACTCCAGCGGCGCATTCGGGAAAGATATTATCCTGGAGGTTCCCATCGGTACCATCGCGCGTGACGCCGAGACCGGGGAGATGAAAGCTGAAATCACCGAAGACGGCCAAACGGCCATCATCACGCCCGGCGGACGCGGCGGTCTGGGCAACTCCCACTTCAAATCACCTACCAACCAGACGCCTACCTATGCCCAACCCGGCGAGGAAGGACGTGAGGAATGGACCGTGCTGGAGCTGAAACTGCTCGCCGACGTGGGTCTGGTGGGCTTCCCGAACGCGGGCAAGTCTACGCTGCTGTCGGTCGTATCGGCGGCCAAGCCGAAGATTGCCAATTACGCGTTCACCACTTTGGTGCCTAACCTGGGCGTAGTGGCCTACCGCGACTACAAATCCTTTGTGATGGCCGACATCCCGGGCATTATAGAGGGCGCCTCAGAAGGGAAGGGGTTGGGAATCCGGTTCCTGAAGCACATTGAGCGGAACTCCATCCTGCTGTTCATGATCTCGGTGGAAAGCCCGGACATTGCCGCGGAGTACGAGATTCTGGTGAACGAGCTGCGCACCTATAACCCCGAGCTCCTGCACAAGCAACGCCTGCTGGCCATCACCAAGGCAGACATGATTGATGATGAGCTGGAGGCCGAGATGCGGGAGACTCTGCCCAAAGACTTGCCTACTGTGTTCATCTCCAGCCTTACCCAGAAGAATATCACCCAACTCAAAGACATGATCTGGAAGGCACTGAACACCGCGTAA